A genomic window from Gambusia affinis linkage group LG16, SWU_Gaff_1.0, whole genome shotgun sequence includes:
- the hikeshi gene encoding protein Hikeshi: protein MFGCLVAGRLVQTDAVQVASDKFVFNLADFENVNHVVVFMLGTVPFPAGMGGAVYFSFPDPSSGAPVWQLLGFITNDKPSAIFKISGLKAGEGGAHPFGVMASVSPSVAQVGLSVEALDQLAQQIPVSSAAVSTVDTFMQFTQKMLDSLYNFASSFALSQAQMTPNPTETFIPSSCILRWYENFQRRMAQNPNFWKS, encoded by the coding sequence ATGTTCGGCTGTTTGGTGGCCGGTAGGTTGGTCCAGACTGACGCGGTACAGGTCGCCTCTGATAAATTCGTCTTTAATTTGGCGGATTTTGAGAATGTGAACCACGTGGTAGTGTTCATGCTGGGGACGGTGCCTTTCCCCGCAGGAATGGGAGGAGCCGTGTACTTTTCCTTCCCGGACCCGAGCAGCGGCGCTCCTGTGTGGCAGTTGCTCGGCTTCATCACCAACGACAAGCCCAGCGCGATCTTCAAGATCTCCGGCCTGAAGGCTGGAGAGGGTGGGGCGCACCCTTTCGGCGTGATGGCCTCCGTGTCACCATCCGTGGCTCAGGTCGGCCTGTCAGTTGAAGCTCTGGATCAGCTGGCTCAGCAGATCCCAGTGTCCAGCGCCGCGGTGTCCACTGTGGACACGTTCATGCAGTTCACCCAGAAAATGCTGGACAGCCTCTACAACTTCGCCTCCTCGTTCGCTCTGTCCCAGGCGCAGATGACGCCGAACCCCACGGAGACGTTCATCCCCTCCAGCTGCATTCTCAGATGGTATGAGAACTTCCAGAGGAGGATGGCGCAGAACCCAAACTTCTGGAAAAGCTGA